One Triticum dicoccoides isolate Atlit2015 ecotype Zavitan chromosome 3B, WEW_v2.0, whole genome shotgun sequence genomic window, acccaaagtgacctggggccaaaagggttcacaaaatactctaccgagctcacgaacatagctcgaacacaatcagttttcagacttagtgaaaactgagacatgctgaaatttaactcacgaaggcatgtaaacgagctcgatgcactcactacagtgcaagtcatggcaaggaaagcatataaccagcaagaaggcacaatgtgctagctacacatggcaagaacgaaggcatagcatgaatgtaacactaacggtagcatcggcaaaatcgcaaacaagttgacgatctgcccagattaacaacgaagcaaaagttgagctcgattgagtcaacctaaagcactccacatatgcaaacaaagacatggatggatagagcataacataaatatcaaaactcccttactgatcatcctcaaaagaggcacggatcactaggaaacaagctgggcatatagcatcatgaactaaaatatcccagacttagtgaaaatcactaagtccctgaaatctgcaatctcaggtacctctcttcgcaagcttgcacaagacaacacacacatcctaaaaatgcatgggtggcacctctggaaataagacaaaatgcttaacaattcatcccaaaggggcacaggcatatcatgcacgaattaaacatggcaaaaatgacaaaagtgcatgatgaattaacggatctgcaatttaactcacgaagcctccttctaacagcattttgggcgtcaagatgacctcaaatgcaaatgatgcaatggaatggaatgatatacatgtcgagacgaagattttgatatatcatatgcccaaacggagctacggttgcaaagatacggagccgcgaacatagcAACTTGGATCAAGAATCtccgggacttagtgaaaatatacctccgcgaaagtcaacgcgggacggagggatccgggacagAGCGGTGCAGATCTGAGGGTGGCGTTTGGTTGGACGCGcgggtggatctgatcccgatCCGGATCGGATCTGCACGTGGATCGAGGTTCGTCGGGAACCTTCACCGGAGAAGAGCAACGAGGCCGGCGGNNNNNNNNNNNNNNNNNNNNNNNNNNNNNNNNNNNNNNNNNNNNNNNNNNNNNNNNNNNNNNNNNNNNNNNNNNNNNNNNNNNNNNNNNNNNNNNNNNNNNNNNNNNNNNNNNNNNNNNNNNNNNNNNNNNNNNNNNNNNNNNNNNNNNNNNNNNNNNNNNNNNNNNNNNNNNNNNNNNNNNNNNNNNNNNNNNNNNNNNNNNNNNNNNNNNNNNNNNNNNNNNNNNNNNNNNNNNNNNNNNNNNNNNNNNNNNNNNNNNNNNNNNNNNNNNNNNNNNNNNNNNNNNNNNNNNNNNNNNNNNNNNNNNNNNNNNNNNNNNNNNNNNNNNNNNNNNNNNNNNNNNNNNNNNNNNNNNNNNNNNNNNNNNNNNNNNNNNNNNNNNNNNNNNNNNNNNNNNNNNNNNNNNNNNNNNNNNNNNNNNNNNNNNNNNNNNNNNNNNNNNNNNNNNNNNNNNNNNNNNNNNNNNNNNNNNNNNNNNNNNNNNNNNNNNNNNNNNNNNNNNNNNNNNNNNNNNNNNNNNNNNNNNNNNNNNNNNNNNNNNNNNNNNNNNNNNNNNNNNNNNNNNNNNNNNNNNNNNNNNNNNNNNNNNNNNNNNNNNNNNNNNNNNNACCGGAGTGGTCGGgggcgccggcggacgtgtccggtcaggcggcggacatgtccgtcggtggctgggagctgtttttttttagctagggtttgagacgaggggatccgggatttggaggagggggtctatatataggcatagagggagctaggagagtccaaatgaggtgcggttttcgcccacacgatcttgatcgaacgctctaggacatggagtagagtttggcgggttttgggccaaatttggggggtgttgggctgcaacacacacgaggcctttccggtccctcggttaaccgttggagtatcaaacgaagtccaaatgacccgaaacttgacaggcggtctaccggtagtaaaccaaggccgcttggcaagtctcggtccaatccggaaatgtttaaaccccacacacgaaagaagactagaaatgaccaccggaggagaacgaagcgccggaatgcaaaacggacaacggggaaaatgctcgaatgcatgagatgaacatgtatgcaaatgcaatgcacgtgatgacatgataagagatgcacgaaaaagaaaaacaacacacggagacaaagacccaaacccgagaaataaatataacttagcgccagagacggcaagagttggatacaaatatggaaagtatatctggggcgttacagaaaGAGGGGGTCGTGAGGGGAGGGGTGCAGGGTAGTGCGGGATGCGTCCACGAGTGCACAGTCGGGAAACAATGCGGTAGAAGTGCCACAACGTGAGCAGTATGCAACAGAAAGTTGTTTCCGCACTATTGCTGCTCTGGCATGTGTAGTTACCACCGCCATCATCAGCATCGACATGGTCTCGAGCCTAGGGACCGATGTTTGGGCTGCAATTTGGTATGGCCAGGTCCCTAGGTGTTTTGTAGGATCTGCGAAGATTTCAGATGAAATGACACTTCACTAACATGGTGCAAATTTTCTACTGCTGAGATTTGAAGGAAAAGATAGTTTGGGTATCAAATGGAAAATCTTGGGGCTGAAACTAATGAGGTGTACAGACTACaaaaaaagtttggggtcaatacTCAAAGGTTAGATacgagaaaaaaaattgttactttggGGAGTTTTGGAAACAAAAAattatactggagcatctcatgttTTAGCATAGTTGGAATACACATGATCATAAGATACTACCATAATTTTCTTGGCAGAAATTTTTTGTCTAAAAAGGTGCCTCTTCACAAAGGGGTTCAAAAAGCGCTTATTTTCAAGAAAAATTGCTTACTCAACTATCTTGGCCTTGTAATATTTATATTGGAAGAGAATATATAGTTAGAAAAGATTTGACAAGTTAAGCTCAAGCTCATTTTCCTTCTGGAAAATGGGCtaaccattttctggaattaatccagAGAAAGAATACAAAGCTAATAAGTGTTAGATGTGTATATTTCCTTGTGtacatccccattgtataaggggattTTCTGCACTTTACCACTCTGTATATGTActggcctttggccctcagaaaGGGTCAGTTGCTGcttatccaacatggtatcagatgttAGGTTTCTCCCTCTCCCACATGCTGCAACTCCGTGCTAGCTCTCCTCCCCCGATTCGCTCCGTCACATTGCTGTCCACCGCCTGATCCTCCTCGCCGCGGACCCGCCGGGGCCTACTAGCCCTGTGCCCGGCCTCTCCGTCAGCCTCAGCCGATCCTCGTCGTGGATCCGGCCAGGACCTGCTCTTCCCGTgcacggccggggctcctccttgtccctCGTCGCGGATCCGGCCGGGACCTGCTCGTCCCGTGCACGGCCGGGGCTCCCGCTCGTCCGCCCCTCGTCGTGGCTCCGGCTGGGATTAGCTGTTGTTGCTCCGCTCGTCCGCCCCTCCTCCGGTCGGGATTTGCTGTTGCTGCTCTGTACAGGTCGTTGTTACCTGGCATCGATCCAGTGGCCGTCTTCCTCGAGCGCTGCTACCTCCTCAGGCCGCTCGTGAGCGGGGCTCCTCTTGCACACAGTTCGGGCCCCTCGTTCCGAATACAGTTCGAGCCCCTCGCTCCGGATTCTATTCGGGCATTCTGCATTGACCacaaaaaaacaaagagaaaaaaacAGAGACGGGAAGAGTGACTCCCTCATGTCCTCCTCGGGCTATGTCGCTGTTCCTCGGTGCTCGGTGATCttcgatggcaccaactatgcCGAGTTTGCGGGCTTCATGCGTATTCACATGTGCAGTCTTCTGCTGTGGGGCGTTCTCTCTGGAGAGGTATCCTGTCcggcctgccctgttgctccggttGCTCCTGTTCTGCCAGTCCCACCGGTGCTTGCTGCTGAGGCTTCTCAGGCTGATCAGGATGCAGCCAAGGATTTTGATGATGctgaagttgctacctatgatcaaCAGGTATCTGCATATTCGGATGCTCTTTCTGTCTATCGGGATGAtctgtctgcttacactcagtgCTGCAATGATGACGCTCATGCTGCTGCTGTTCTCACTGTGAGTGTCCTCCCCCAGTTTGCTTCAGAGTTCATGGGCCTCGGCACTGTTCCAGCGATGTGGTCCTATCTCTGTCAgagctatcagccctctggtgatgctctgTACCTCTTTGTAgtgcgtcaggagcatgctcttcagcagggtgactcgtCTGTTGATGAGTTCTACTCTCACTGCTCTACCATCTGGCGACAGCTTGACTCACTGCGGACAGTTGTTTGTGGCACTTGCCGTTGTTGCCAGACTACAAGGTCTGACTTGGAGTTTCAGAGGGTTCATGAGTTCTTATCTCGCCTCCGTTCCAAGTTTGAGCCTCGTcgtgctcacttgcttgctcgtggtcgGGTTCCTATTTCGGAGGTGCTTGTAgagcttcgtgctgaggagacaCGCCCCCGGCCTGCTGGTCTGCTTGTGGTTATACTGTTCTTGCTGCCCGCGCTCCTATGTCTTCTGACCCACCGCTTCTGCCCACACCTCCAGGGGGGCGGGTTACCCTTCTTCAGTAGAGGGTTGGTCGCGCTCGCACACCTTCTGTGGCTACTGCAACCGGCCAGGTCACCCAGAGTCGGATTGTCACAAGAAGCGAAGAGACCTGAAGCGATCTTCTTCCAGTTAGACTCATGCGTCTTCCTCGACTTCGTCGCTCACTGGCTAGGATATTATGCGGCTCAAGCGGATGTTAGCTTCATCTGGTTCTTCCTCGACGGGTTCTGTTGCCACTATGACATCCACCACCACTCCGCCACCGCCGGATCCTACTCAGTCAAGTACATCCTCGTGGGTTCTGGATTCTAgagcttcttttcatatgtcttctgattctttTGCTTTATCTTCTCTTCGACATCTTGATTTTCCTCTTAATGTTCTCACTGCCGATGGCACACCTCTTCCTGTTACTAGCCGTGGCATCCTTTCCACTCCGTCCTTTTCGGTTCCTAGTGTGTCTCATGTTCCACgtcttaccatgaatcttttttccgctgcccaacttactgattctggttgtcgtgtcattcttgacGCTGACTCTTGTTCTGTTCAGGATCGTCGCACTCAGGCTCTGGTTGGCGCTGGTCCTCGGCGCCGTGAGTCtgagggcctttgggaggttgactggcttcGTGTTCCTTCCGCTACTGCCTCATATGCCAGTTCCCATGCTCTTGCTGCTTCTTCGTctgcgtccttccagcagtggtatcatcgccttggtcacatctgtggctctcGCTTATCTTCTTTAGTTCGTCAGGGCCTCTTAGGGTTTGTATCTGGAGATGTTtccttacattgtaatggttgcagacttggcaaacaaacgcagttaccttatcctactagcGAGTCTGTATCTCAGTGTCCTTTTGACTTAAttcattctgatgtctggggtcctgctccctttgattTGAAAGGTGGTCATcgttactatgttttgtttattgattatttctctcgctacacttggctctacttcatgaaatctcgtagcgaggttctctcTATATACAAACAATTTTTTGCCATGGTTCGCACCCGGTTTTCCACGCCTATTCGtacttttcgtgctgactccgctggagagtatatctcccagctgttgcgtggttttctcgcggaacagggtactcttgcccagttctcctgtcctggtgctcatgctcagaatggcgttcCCGAACATAAGCATCGTCATCTGCTTCAGACGGCTCGTGCGCTGATGATTGCCGCTTCTCTTCCACCCcacttttgggctgaggctgtttctgcatccacctatctcatcaacattcagccatcgactgctCTGCAGGATGGTATTCCTTTAGCTTTGTCCTTCTTGCCCAgcgagaacgcaccaaactgactgctcagttggttgagtgtgttttccttggctacagtgatgagcacaagggctatcgctGTTGGGTCCCTGTTGGTCGCcgcttgcgcatctcgcgtgatgtgacCTTTGACGAGTCTCGCTCTTACTACCCACGTCCTTCTTCCTCGAGCTTCTTCGTggatgatatttcttttcttcttcttcccaatacaccctgctatgtgcctcatatttcacctcctcctcctgcacctcttcttccttctccttcaccACCGACCCCAtcttccccatcctcctcctccatctctACACCCTCAGTCCGTCGCCCTATCTCCCCGTTTCCTCTTCACTATACTCGTCGCCCTCGTACTGAGGAGGCTTCTCCTCATGTGCCTGACGCGCcttccacctctggtgcccctccgTCCATGCCTCCACCAGTTCATAACCTCCGTACTCGGCCTCGCCCTCCACTTGATCGCTACTCTGCTGATCGGTACGGTCTCTCTGTTATTGCTGAGCCCACCTCCTATCGGACTGCCATGACTCAGCCTTAATGGCACCTTGCGATGACCGAAGAGCTTGCTGCCCTTGAGCGTTctggcacatgggatctggtttCCCTCCCTTCTGTTGTtcgtcccatcacctgcaagtgggtctacaagatcaagactcgctccgatggttcttttgagcgttacaaagctcgtcttgtggcccgtggttttcagcaggagcagggaCGCGATTATGATGAAACATTCACTCatgtggcccacatgaccactgtccgcactcttCTTGCTGTGGCTTCTGTTCGTCATTGGTCCATCTCTTAGCTTGATGTCCAGAAtgcctttctcaatggcgagttgcgtgaggaggtttatatgcagccacccccggggtactatgctcctgaAGGTATGGTCTGCTGacttcgtcgctctctctatggtCTCAAACAGGCCCCTCGAGCATGGTTTGAGCGCTTTTCCTCTGTGGTGACTTCTGCTGGTTTCTTGTCCAGTGATCATGATCCCGCgttgtttgttcacacgtctcctcgtggtcgAACTCTTCTGCTTCGCTATgtcgatgacatgatcatcactggtgatgACTCTAAGTATATTTcctttgttaaggctcgccttcgCGACCAAATCCTCATGACCGATCTTGGTCCACttcgctattttcttgggattgagatctcctcgacctctgatggcttctacatctcccaagaaaaatatattcaggatcttcttgctcgcgctgctcttggtgatgagcgcatagttgtgactcctatggagctcaacgttcagcttcgtgcctctgatggtgaccctcttcctaatcccactcgctatcgtcacctCGTTGGTAgccttgtctatcttgctgttacgcgtcctgacatctcctatcatgtccacatcctgagtcagtttgtttcaaCCCCCACAtctgtccactatagtcatctCTTTCGTGTTCTATGATATCTTCATGGCACGAtctctcagcgccttttctttTCCCGCTCCAGCGctcttgagctccaggcctactctgatgctacctgggctagtgatccctctttCGACGCACGCTGTTTGCttactgtgtctttcttggtggctctcttattgcctggaagacaaagaaacaaactgcagtttctcgctcaagtacagaggctgagttgcgagccatggctatgttggcggctgaggtgatctggttacggtggttacttgaggACTTTGATGTGTGTGCTACTACCTCGACTCCTCTACTGTCAGACAGTACTGGTGCTATCAGTATCGTGCatgacccggtgaagcatgagctcaccaagcacattggcgtggatgcccactttgtgtgtgctgctgtgcaggatcagactctcgctcttcactatgtgccctctgagttacagttggttgacttcttcacgaaggcatAGACTAGAGCGCAACATGGCTTtttcctctccaaactcagtgttgttgatccaccatgagtttgagggagggtgttagatgtGTATATTTCCTTGTGTACAttcccattgtataaggggttttgCTGCACTTTACCACTCCGTATATGTTTATCGAACAATAAGGTGTCAAATTTGTGAAATTTGGTATGTGACAGTAACGCCTAAAACATTAGGTATGTCGAGCAAAATTGTAGTGTGAGCTTGACCATGATACTTATCTCGTCTACAGGTTTACACATGATACGCTTGTGTGTGCTTCACATTTCGTGACTTAAACAACTAATCGAACAATATACCTCTTTTTATCACAGGAAAAGAAAATTCTACACACCTCTGAGTTTCTCTAAGGGGATGTTTGGAGCGGTTATAGTTTGTGTGTACCCACATGTATTTGTATCTCAAGCGAGAACAAAACATCGGTAGATATTCAAAACTTACAATCATTTCAAATAGACCTTTAAAAGTAAAAAGGATAATTATATTCTTATGAAAAGGGGTGATACCTGAAATCTATTGAGAACATTGGCGATTGTTTCACACCCATGGTTAGATGAATGATATGATGAAACAAGCTAAAACCAAAATAGAACATGCGCCTTGCAATAAAAAAATTAAATGGACTAACTCAATGAAATTTAACAAGGCTTCCGATGCACGCTTCAAGTTTATGAAGCAATACACATTTTCCTCCTAATTACCTAAGTAAACCAACATTCCAAATAAATACGCCATGAAAGAAAACTGGTACATCTACTCAATGGCTTGTCCATGAGACTGGGAGATAGTAGCCTATATGATTTCAACAAAGTAATTGTCGAGCATATCAGCAATAATGCATCACCTTTAGTGGCCTTCACCAAAGAAGTCATAGATCGACAACAATGTGTGTGTTGGGGATCTTGGGACTCTCCGTCTCCCAAGAGATCGACCCTGAGCTTGATGGCCTCGCGGAGCCAACTCTCCCGACGCGGCGGGTCTTCTTGCGATTTGCAAAGGTGGGATACTGTGGGAATAGATTCAGAAGCACAGGGCGGTGGGAGTAGGCGTCAGACGCCCCGTAGCTGCCGGCGACCGGGGAGGACTGGAGTACGCGCATTTGTTGTGTGTTGGAGTCGTTCGAAAATGCTGCCCGGTAGTACATGGCGGCCTGTGCTTGTGCATGTACATTGCCATGCGCCATCATCTCCGCACTCGGATACACTATCTTCGGCTGCATctgtgagtagtaggttgcattagCCGCGGCCTGTGCTGCTGGCCTTGACATGTAGCATGGCTGCTGCATGTACATTGCTGCAAGAAAAAGGAATATGGACCCAACGAAAAATATGTCAGTATAACCACAATTTTAAATTTTTAATGCATGTTTGGATTGAGATCTTTTGTGTGGTTCCCGTATTTTGCTcagcgtcgagcataatatcgggaAGCAGAAAGCTCATAAACTTACGCTGAATATCCAAACAGATTTCTCTTGATAATAAATAAAGTTGGTTTCGTTGAAACTCAAAGAAACAGGAGCAATATAAACCGATCATGGTCATTTTGATCAAGTTGATAAATAAAAAATGGTACAAACACAAACTACTCGCTGCTGGATTGGCTGGCACGCGTCGTTCCACTGTCAAGCCCACAAGAAATTTTCCATCTTCCTACAATATGGGCAGAATTTCTCGCTAGGTCTGGACACGTCGGTGTAGGACGGTTAATTCCATCCATTCTGGGGCATGCGCGCATGCATGTACAgtgcataaaagataaaaagagctacAGAAGGTAGCAGCAGCAGGATGCATAGCCTAGCCCTGCAACGTAAAATCGTGTGACCATGACTGCGAGGGTTTCCCTGCTCCATTGACACTCTACGCAGCGACACTTCGAGGGCAGGATGAGAAGGAAAAGGCTTCTCCTCAACTGACTCTTCAGCGTTTGATCGTGCGGCGCGCAACACCCTTCTGACCAGGAAGAGGTGTTTGCAATCTTGGTTGTGTTGCAGGCAGCCGAGCGTAATACGGGGCGTGTTGCGGATTGACCAGCCGAGCGCAATACAGGGCGTGTTGCGGACCGACCAGCCGAGCGGTACGCGTACTACGAATCAGCCACACACGCACGGATTGACCAGCCGGTTGACACATAGTGCTGGCAAAGACGATAAACAGCAGGTGCTACTACAAGCGAAAAGATGGAGCTACCTTGCATCCGTGCGTGCACATCGTGAGCAAAACTGCATAAGAATATAACCAAGCAAGCAAAGCAACCTTGTGCATGCATGCATACGAACAAAACTACCAAAGGGACATCACAAAACAGACAAAACAGATAGTACAGGTACGTGCTACTTCATTTCACTTTCTGAAACGACGACTATAGATGAGTCAGCATTCATGCGTGCTAGTAATTTGCCCAGATGGATGCCATTCCATCCAATCACATGACCAGCTTTGACCAGCAGATGCATGAAAGCCGCGGGGGGTTGCAATGGAAAGTTGTAGATGCATATCCCTTCCAGCTAAATCCCAAACGTAAAGCTAGGCTAAGAAACGTACAGGCGCATTTGGAAGCTAATCAATCAAGACGTACATGCCAATTGCCAAAAGTAGATTTAATTAATTGAATGGCGTGCCGAAGGCGGACGTACCTTCTCCGTTGCATGCAGGAGTGTTCGGCGCCGGCGGCGCCTGCAGCTGGACCGGGGAGAAGGGGTGACCAGAGGGGCTGTGGAGCACGGGTAGCGGCTGGGGACGGCGGAACTGCCTGGCGAAGTAGTCGGATCGCTGCTGCTTCTCCCTCTGGCGCAGCCGGACCTGCTGGTTCTGGAACCAGTGGAAGACGTTCTTACCCTCGATGGGGCCGTGCTCCTGCAGCCTCGCCGTCACCTGATGTATCTCCTCGGCGGCGGGGGTGCGCATCCCCTGGCGGTACAGCCCCTCCAGCACGGCCAGCTGCTCCCTTGTCGGCACCCAGCGCGCGTTCACCAGCGCCGCCGAGTTGGGCGATGGCGTCAGGGAGAGCGGTGCCGGCGGACGGGGAGTGGAAAGGGACAGGCGGGTGGCGGCTTCGTCGTGGTGGTCGACGCTCTCCATGGCTAGCTAGGAAGGATGGATATGGATCTTCTTTGCGCTTGGCTAGCCTTTGCGTTTCTGTGCGCTTGCAGTCGGGCGGAGTGCTGGGGGTTTTAAAGGTGCTTGGAGGGTAAGGGTTTGGAAGGGAGAAGGGGCGTGGAGCGCGTGCATACACGCACCGAACGGCACCGGGCTGCCGCGCGGTCAAGTGACTCTGGCCAGTGACAAGTGGGCCAGTTTGTTTGTGGGCCCATATGTCAGCCACTATAAAGTCAGCTAACATAAGCTAAAGAAGCACCGCAATGTGGCATGACTCGTGTGCCAGCTATGTGTCGTGCACCGTGCTTGTGTGATAACGATAAGACCCCACATACAGTAACGTACAAGCTGGTTCACTACGAAAAATTGACTTTATACCAATTATATATAAAACATAAAAGGCGCATGAAGGGTAAGGGTTTGAAGGGGAGAAGGAGCGTGGAGTGGGTGCACACAGGCGCCAAACAACGCCAGGCTGGTCGTGCTGCCGCGCGGTCAAAAGGTGCAAAGGGGATGGGCAGAGAGGGGCTCAAATTGTCTTACGTACATCAGGTGACTCTGGGCAGTGACAAGTGGGTCAGTATGTttgtgggcccatatgtcagtcacTATAAAGTCAGCTAACATAAGTTAAAGAAGCACCGTAATGTGGCGTGACTCGTGTGCCAGCTACGTGTCATGCACCGCGTTGTAGTAACGGTAAGACCCCACATATAGTAACGTACAAGCTGGTATCATTACGAAAAATTAACTTTACACCAATTATAGCACATAAAAGGCGCATGGCCAGTTGTGCTCCCTCTCGATCTATTCGCCCATCTAGTGACTCACACGATCAAACGGTTTCCGTTTTTCTCCTCTAAAAGCGCAATCATGTAGGACAAATATTTCCTACCATCAGTGGTAGTTATCCTcacttttagggtttagggtttttggTTCCAAGTATATGTTGAAACTATCAGCACCTCTTTGATTAATCTAATGTATGAGTAAACAGTAAGTATGGCAATCACAGTATGCAACTCATACCGATACCTAAGCTTGTGAACGTGTATAGCACATAGAACCGAAGCATCTATGAACATAGCATATACGGCCAGCACATGAACGAGTAAATGAGGGATGAAGAGATCATACCCTCCGGTGGCCAGGCCAAcggggcagcggcggcagcagcctCTGCGTcgtctgtggccttcttcttggcaacGGCGTCGTCGACCATGgtgtcaatgcaggggaagtagtggaagcagaggaggacgaagaTGGAGATGGATCGGGAGAAGTCGCACCAAgacactccccaaaaaccttattgctaTTCTCACGGGCAGGATCCCGAACGACATGGTTCCGGAGGCACATGCTCTCCCGACCAACCATGcacgtgttgggaaacgtagcatgcaatttcaaaaaattcccacgctcacgcaagatctatctaggagatgcatagcaacgagagggagagagtgtgtccacgtaccctcatagaccgaaagcggaagcgttaacttaacgtggttgatgtagtcgaacatcttctcgaatcaaccgatcaagtattgaacgtacggcacctcagagttctgcacacgttcagctcgatgacgtcccttgaactcttgatccagcagagtttcgatggagtcgatgagttccgtcagcacggcggcgtgatgacggtgttggtgatgtgatccgtgcagggcttcgcctaagcactacgatgatactatcggaggattaaatggtggaggggggcaccacacacggctaagagaataattgttgtgcctttggggttccccctgccctcgtatataaaggaggaggggaggaggtggccgg contains:
- the LOC119281706 gene encoding WUSCHEL-related homeobox 5-like, whose translation is MESVDHHDEAATRLSLSTPRPPAPLSLTPSPNSAALVNARWVPTREQLAVLEGLYRQGMRTPAAEEIHQVTARLQEHGPIEGKNVFHWFQNQQVRLRQREKQQRSDYFARQFRRPQPLPVLHSPSGHPFSPVQLQAPPAPNTPACNGEAMYMQQPCYMSRPAAQAAANATYYSQMQPKIVYPSAEMMAHGNVHAQAQAAMYYRAAFSNDSNTQQMRVLQSSPVAGSYGASDAYSHRPVLLNLFPQYPTFANRKKTRRVGRVGSARPSSSGSISWETESPKIPNTHIVVDL